Part of the Cereibacter sphaeroides 2.4.1 genome, CGTGCTGGTGAACGAGTTCGGCACGGTGGGCGTGGACGGCGATCTGATCCGCGCCTGCGCCGACGAGAACTGCCCCGACGAGGCCATCGTGGAGCTGGCGAACGGCTGCCTCTGCTGCACCGTGGCCGACGAGTTCATCCCCACGATCGAGGCGCTGATGGCGCTGCCGAAGCGCCCCGACCACATCCTGATCGAGACCTCGGGCCTCGCGCTGCCGAAGCCGCTCCTGAAGGCCTTCGACTGGCCCGCGATCCGCTCGCGCATCACGGTGGACGGGGTGATCGCGCTGGCCGATGCCGAGGCCGTGGCCGCGGGCCGCTTCGCTCCGGATGCCGAGGCGGTGGCGGCGCAGGCTCAGGCCGAGGGCGCCGATCACGAGACCCCGCTCTCGGAAGTGTTCGAGGATCAACTCGCCTGCGCCGACCTCGTGCTGCTGACCAAGGCCGATCTCGCGGGCGAGGCGGGCCTTGCCGCCGCCCGCGCGGCGGTCGAGGCGGAATCGCCGCGGCCGATCCCGATCCTCGCCGTGACCGAGGGCGCGGTCGATCCGCAGGTGATCCTCGGGATCGAGGCCGCGGCCGAGGACGATCTGGCCGCCCGCCCCTCGCACCACGACGGGGCCGACGATCACGAGCATGACGATTTCGCCTCGACCGTGATCGACCTGCCCGAGATCGCCGATCCCGAGCGTCTGGCCGAGGCGATCCGGGCACTCGCCACCGAGCGCAACGTGCTGCGGGTGAAGGGCCATGTGGCGGTTCAGGGCAAGCCCATGCGGCTTCTCGTGCAGGCGGTGGGCGCGCGCGTCCGCCACCAGTTCGACCGGCCCTGGTCGGGCGCGCGGCAGAGCCGTCTCGTGGTGATCGCCGAGCGGGGCGATCTCGACGAGGCCGCGATCCGGCAGGACCTTCTGGCGCGGATCGGCTGAACCATGCATGTCGTCTTCCGCGAAAGCCACGGGCTCGAGGAGAGTGCGACCCCGTTCGATCCCGGGCAGACGCCTGCGGATCTGGTGGTCCTGTCCTTCTCCGACAGCGATCTCGGGGCCTTCGCGGCGGGCTGGCACCGGGCTGAGGGCGGGCTTCCCTCCACCCGGCTCCTGAACCTCGTGGCGCTGCGCCATCCGCTCTCCATCGACACCTATGCCGAGACGGTGCTGGCCCATGCGAAGGCGATCCTGATCCGGCTGATCGGCGGCGAGAGCTACTGGAGCTACGGGCTGGCCGAGGTGCAGGACCTCTGCCGGCGCCGCGGGATCGCGCTCGCGGTCCTGCCCGCGGACGGGCGCGAGGATCCGGCGCTCGATGCGCTTTCCACGCTGCCGGTCTCGACGCTGCGGCGGCTGTCCGCGCTCTGCGATGCGGGTGGAGCGGTGGCGGCGCAGGCCGCGCTCGCGCAGCTGGCGCTGGCGGCGGGGCTTTATGCCGGCCCGGTGCCGGGCGAGAAACGGATGCCCGACATGGGCTGGTACGACCCCGCCCGCGGCGTGATCCCCGAACCGGAGGCGGAGGGCGGACCCGCCATCGTCGTGACCTTCTACCGCAGTTACCTGACCGCCGCCGACACGGGGCCCGTGGACGCGCTGATTTTCGCGCTTCGCGAACGGGGCTTCCGCGCCTTCGGCCTCTTCGCGCCCTCGCTGAAGGCGCCGGGCGCGCCCGACTGGATCGCCGCCGGTCTCGGCCGCCTGAGGCCCGCGGCCATCGTCAATGCCACCGCCTTCTCGGCCAGGGGCCCCGAGGGCTCGCCCCTCGACGGCCCCGGCTGTCCGGTGTTTCAGGTCGCGCTCTCGACCGCGCGGCGGCGCGACTGGGCCGTGGCCGAGCGCGGCCTCTCGCCCGCCGATCTCGCCATGCATGTGGTGCTGCCCGAGGTGGACGGTCGGATCTTCGCAGGCGCCGTCAGTTTCAAGTCGCCCGGCAAACGCTGCCCGGACCTGCAATATTCCCGTTTCGCCCACCGCGCCGATCCCGCCCGCGTGGCGGCCGTGGCCGACCGGGTGGCGGCCTGGCACCGGCTGGCCCGGACGCCCGCACCCGAGCGGCGGCTGGCCCTCGTCCTCTCGACCTATCCCGGCCGTCCCGACCAGATCGCCCATGCCGTGGGCCTCGATGCGCTGGCCTCGGCCGAGGCGCTGGCGGCCACGCTGGCCGCGGCGGGCTATGCCACAGCCTCCGGCGCGGACCTCGCCGAGGCGCTGCTGACCGAGCGGCAGAGCTGGCCGCTCGCCGCCTACGAGGCCGCGCTCGCAACCCTGCCGGCCCCCCTGCAATTCGCGCTTCGTGAAGCCTGGGGCGCGCCCGAGGCCGATCCCGATTGCCGCGACGGCGCCTTCCGCTTCGCGGCCCTGCGGCGCGGCCACCTTCTCCTCGCGCTGCAGCCCGAACGGGGCGAGACGGCGGCACGGGATGCCGATTACCACGATCTCGCCCGCGTGCCGCGCCATGCCTATGTGGCCTTCTACCTCTGGCTCCGCGCGCACTCCCTGCATGCGATGATCCATATGGGCGCGCATGGCACGCTCGAATGGCTGCCGGGCAAGGCGGTGGCGCTGTCGGATGCCTGCTGGCCCGAGGCGCTGACCGGCGCGCTGCCGGTGATCTATCCGTTCATCGTGAACGATCCGGGTGAGGCGGCGCAGGCGCGGCGCAGGCTCGGCGCGCTGACGCTGGGCCATATGCCGCCGCCGCTGCGCGAGAGCGCCCTGCCCGAAAATCTCGAACGTCTGGAACGGCTTCTCGATGAGTATTCCACCGCCGACGGGCTCGATCCGGCCCGGCGCGGGCGCCTGATCGGCGCCATCCGAGACGAGGCGCGCGCCGCGGGCGTCGAGGAGGATCTGGGCCTGCCCCCCGACGCCACCCCGGCCGAGGCCATCACCCGGATCGACCGTTTCGTCTGCGATTTGAAGGAAAGCCGCTACGGCGAGGGGCTGCATCTCTACGGTGCGGCCCCGGGCGAGACCGAGGGGCTTCTGGCCGCCCTCGACGGCCGCCGGGTGGCCGCCGGCCCATCCGGCTCGCCGCATCGGGGCCGGACGGATGTGCTGCCCACGGGCCGCAACCTCTATTCCGTCGATCCGCGCGCCGTGCCCTCGCGCGCGGCCCATGCGCAGGGGGTGAAGCTCGCCGAGGAACTGCTCCGCCGCCACCTGCAGGATCAGGGCGACTGGCCGAAGGGGCTGGTGATCGACCTCTGGGGCTCGGCCTCGATGCGGACGGCGGGCGAGGAATTCGCCATGGCGCTGCATCTGGCGGGCCTCTCCCCCCGCTGGGACGAGGGGTCCGAGCGGGTCTCGGGTGTCGAGATCCTGCCGCTCGCGCTGCTGGGGCGGCCCCGCATCGACGTGACGCTGCGGGTCTCGGGCCTCTTCCGCGACATCTTCCCCGGCCTCGCCCAGCTCTTCGAGACCGGCGCCGAGGCGCTTGCCGCCCGCGAGGAGGCACCCGAGGACAATCCCTATCTCCGCCGCAGCCCGCGGGTCTTCGGGCCTAAGCCGGGGCTCTACGGCGTGGGCGTGCGGTCGGATGACTACAGCCCCGAGGGGCGGCTCAGCGCGGGCGAGGCCTGGATCGAGGGCTCGTCCTGGGCGATCGGGGCGGATGGCGCGGCCACGCCCGCGCGCGGTGCGCTCGAAGGGCGGCTCCGCGCCGCCGACGCCTTCGCCCATGTGCAGGATCTGGCCGAGACCGACCTTCTGATGGCGCAGGACCATGCCGCCCACGAGGGTGGTTTTGCCGCGGCGCTGGCCCGGCTCGGGCGCGAGGCGGCGCTCTATCACCTCGACGCCACCCGCCCCGACCGGCCCCGCGCCCGCAGCCTCACCGAGGAGCTGAGCCGCATCGTGCGTGCGCGCATCGCCGATCCCGCCTGGGCCGATGGCATGATGCGCCACGGCTTCCGGGGCGCGGCCGAGATCGCGGCCTCGGTCGATCATCTGGGAAGCTTCGCCAATCTCACCCGCGCAGTGCCCGACGGGCTCTTCGACCTCTGCTTCGAGGCGACGCTGATGCGCGAGGATCTCGTGGCCTTCATGGCCCGCGAAAACCCCGCGGCCCTTGCCGCCCTCCGCGACCGCTTCCGCGCTCTTGCCGAGGCCGGGCTCTGGCAGCCGCGCCGCAATTCCATCGCAGCCCTCCTCGCCTGCGCCCCCACGGAGACCCATTGATGGCCCATCGCTACGAAACCGACGGGGCGGCGATCTACCGCCAGTCCTTCGCCACCATCCGCGCGGAGGCGGCGCTCGCGCGCTTCACGCCCGAGGAGGAGGTGGTGGTGGTCCGCATGATCCATGCCGCCGGCATGGTGGGTCTCGAGGCGCATGTCCGCTTCTCGCCCGGCATGGCGGTTGCCGCGCGGGCGGCGCTCGAGGCGGGTGCGCCGATCCTCTGCGATGCGCGGATGGTGAGCGAGGGCATCACCCGCCCGCGCCTGCCGGCCGGGAACCGCGTGATCTGCACGCTTCAGGATGCGGAGGTGCCCGAGCTTGCGAAATCCATGGCCACCACCCGCTCCGCCGCGGCGCTGGAACTCTGGCGGCCGCATCTCGCGGGCGCCGTGGTCGCGATCGGCAACGCGCCGACCGCGCTCTTTCACCTGCTGAACATGCTCGAGGATCCGGCCTGCCCGAGGCCCGCGGCCATCATCGGCTGCCCGGTGGGCTTCGTCGGCGCAGCCGAATCCAAGGAGGCGCTGATGCAGGACCTGCCCTGCCCGTCGCTGATCGTCGAGGGCCGCCTCGGCGGCTCGGCCATCACGGTTGCGGCTGTCAACGCGCTGGCGAGCCGGGTGGAATGATGGGCCGCATCATCTGCGCAGGCCTCGGCCCCGGCGACCCCGATCTTCTCAGCGTCAAGTCCGACCGGCTGATCCGCACCGCCCGGCATGTGGCCTATTTCCGCAAGGCGGGCCGCTCAGGACAGGCCCGCCGCATCGTCGAGGGGATGCTGCGCCCCGACGCCGTCGAGTATCCGATGGATTATCCGGTCACGACCGAGATCCGCTTCGACCATCCCGATTACAACCGGATGCTGGCCGAGTTCTACGACCTCTGGGCCGACAGGCTGGCGGACCTGGCGCGGACCGAGGAGGTGGTGGTGCTCTGCGAGGGCGATCCGCTGTTCTACGGCTCGTTCATGCATCTGCACAGCCGGCTGCAGGGCCGCGCCGAGGTCGAGATCGTGCCCGGCATTCCCGGCATGGCCGGCTGCTGGAATGCGGCCGGCCTGCCGATCACCTGGGGCGACGATGTGCTCTCGGTGCTGGCGGGCACGCTCTCGGAGGAGGATCTGGCGCGTCATGCGGCGGCGGCCGATGCGGTGGTGGTGATGAAGACCGGGCGCAACCTGCCCAAGGTGCGCCGGGCGCTGGAAGCCGCCGGCCGGCTCGACGAGGCCTGGCTCGTCGAGCGCGGCACCATGCCGGGCCAGCGGGTCGCGCGGCTTGCCGAGGTCGAGGGGGCGGACTGCCCCTATTTCGCCATCGTGCTCGTCCCCGGACGCGGACGCCGCCCGGAGCTTGCGGAATGAGCGGCTGGCTTGTGGTGGCGGGTCTCGGGCCCGGGGCCGAGCACCTCGTCACGCCCGAGGTCTCGGTGGCCCTGGCGGAGGCCACCGATGTGGTGGGCTACATCCCTTACGTTGCCCGCGTGGCCGAGCGGCCGGGGCTCACGCTCCATGCCAGCGACAACCGGGTGGAGGTCGAGCGCGCGGCCCATGCGCTTCAGATGGCGGCCGAGGGGCGGCGGGTGGTCGTGGTTTCCTCGGGCGATCCGGGGGTCTTCGCCATGGCCTCGGCCCTGTTCGAGGCGCTGGAGGCGCGGCCCGAGTGGCAGGCGCTGGATATCCGCATCCTGCCCGGCATCACCGCGATGCTGGCCGCCGCCGCCGCCGCCGGAGCGCCGCTCGGCCATGATTTCTGCGCGATCAACCTGTCGGACAATCTCAAGCCCTGGGCGCTGATCGAGAAGCGGCTGCGGCTGGCGGCCGAGGCGGATCTCGCGATGGCCTTCTACAATCCGCGCTCGAAGTCCCGCCCCGA contains:
- the cobW gene encoding cobalamin biosynthesis protein CobW, whose amino-acid sequence is MTDLAKIPVTVITGFLGAGKTTLIRHLMQNPGGRRLAVLVNEFGTVGVDGDLIRACADENCPDEAIVELANGCLCCTVADEFIPTIEALMALPKRPDHILIETSGLALPKPLLKAFDWPAIRSRITVDGVIALADAEAVAAGRFAPDAEAVAAQAQAEGADHETPLSEVFEDQLACADLVLLTKADLAGEAGLAAARAAVEAESPRPIPILAVTEGAVDPQVILGIEAAAEDDLAARPSHHDGADDHEHDDFASTVIDLPEIADPERLAEAIRALATERNVLRVKGHVAVQGKPMRLLVQAVGARVRHQFDRPWSGARQSRLVVIAERGDLDEAAIRQDLLARIG
- the cobN gene encoding cobaltochelatase subunit CobN, with amino-acid sequence MHVVFRESHGLEESATPFDPGQTPADLVVLSFSDSDLGAFAAGWHRAEGGLPSTRLLNLVALRHPLSIDTYAETVLAHAKAILIRLIGGESYWSYGLAEVQDLCRRRGIALAVLPADGREDPALDALSTLPVSTLRRLSALCDAGGAVAAQAALAQLALAAGLYAGPVPGEKRMPDMGWYDPARGVIPEPEAEGGPAIVVTFYRSYLTAADTGPVDALIFALRERGFRAFGLFAPSLKAPGAPDWIAAGLGRLRPAAIVNATAFSARGPEGSPLDGPGCPVFQVALSTARRRDWAVAERGLSPADLAMHVVLPEVDGRIFAGAVSFKSPGKRCPDLQYSRFAHRADPARVAAVADRVAAWHRLARTPAPERRLALVLSTYPGRPDQIAHAVGLDALASAEALAATLAAAGYATASGADLAEALLTERQSWPLAAYEAALATLPAPLQFALREAWGAPEADPDCRDGAFRFAALRRGHLLLALQPERGETAARDADYHDLARVPRHAYVAFYLWLRAHSLHAMIHMGAHGTLEWLPGKAVALSDACWPEALTGALPVIYPFIVNDPGEAAQARRRLGALTLGHMPPPLRESALPENLERLERLLDEYSTADGLDPARRGRLIGAIRDEARAAGVEEDLGLPPDATPAEAITRIDRFVCDLKESRYGEGLHLYGAAPGETEGLLAALDGRRVAAGPSGSPHRGRTDVLPTGRNLYSVDPRAVPSRAAHAQGVKLAEELLRRHLQDQGDWPKGLVIDLWGSASMRTAGEEFAMALHLAGLSPRWDEGSERVSGVEILPLALLGRPRIDVTLRVSGLFRDIFPGLAQLFETGAEALAAREEAPEDNPYLRRSPRVFGPKPGLYGVGVRSDDYSPEGRLSAGEAWIEGSSWAIGADGAATPARGALEGRLRAADAFAHVQDLAETDLLMAQDHAAHEGGFAAALARLGREAALYHLDATRPDRPRARSLTEELSRIVRARIADPAWADGMMRHGFRGAAEIAASVDHLGSFANLTRAVPDGLFDLCFEATLMREDLVAFMARENPAALAALRDRFRALAEAGLWQPRRNSIAALLACAPTETH
- a CDS encoding precorrin-8X methylmutase, with amino-acid sequence MAHRYETDGAAIYRQSFATIRAEAALARFTPEEEVVVVRMIHAAGMVGLEAHVRFSPGMAVAARAALEAGAPILCDARMVSEGITRPRLPAGNRVICTLQDAEVPELAKSMATTRSAAALELWRPHLAGAVVAIGNAPTALFHLLNMLEDPACPRPAAIIGCPVGFVGAAESKEALMQDLPCPSLIVEGRLGGSAITVAAVNALASRVE
- a CDS encoding precorrin-2 C(20)-methyltransferase, which encodes MGRIICAGLGPGDPDLLSVKSDRLIRTARHVAYFRKAGRSGQARRIVEGMLRPDAVEYPMDYPVTTEIRFDHPDYNRMLAEFYDLWADRLADLARTEEVVVLCEGDPLFYGSFMHLHSRLQGRAEVEIVPGIPGMAGCWNAAGLPITWGDDVLSVLAGTLSEEDLARHAAAADAVVVMKTGRNLPKVRRALEAAGRLDEAWLVERGTMPGQRVARLAEVEGADCPYFAIVLVPGRGRRPELAE
- the cobJ gene encoding precorrin-3B C(17)-methyltransferase, whose amino-acid sequence is MSGWLVVAGLGPGAEHLVTPEVSVALAEATDVVGYIPYVARVAERPGLTLHASDNRVEVERAAHALQMAAEGRRVVVVSSGDPGVFAMASALFEALEARPEWQALDIRILPGITAMLAAAAAAGAPLGHDFCAINLSDNLKPWALIEKRLRLAAEADLAMAFYNPRSKSRPEGFVRALDLLRETCGPDRLVTFARAVSTPEQHLRTVTLGEATPEMADMRTVVIVGNSATRRVGRWVYTPRSAG